The uncultured Roseibium sp. genome contains a region encoding:
- a CDS encoding FAD/NAD(P)-binding protein: MKTGKTTRHIALIGIGPRGLGALEALAEWIENTGLTLDLDIFDPVAHAGAGPNFAPDQTDLCLLNIPVREISLAPAGYTGARSGTFSDFLSSPVDPETFPPRAQLGRYLAARFEDLKDNAPSMRLTEHEVAVEGISRDTDGWRIVAGGNRYGPYDEVLLTQGQPATAPDDQLSRWQSHAAASKGELIAAYPANALLEAAGNWTNCTVAIRGLGLSTLDVLCLLTLGLGGRFEDGRYLPSGREPARILPFSLDGIAPYPKPATASLDRMFDPLPDETHTFATALGKAIAEEAGRALEIVCEAILVPAARILAATGSKADIGDVQKWLEIERNDPGTQETHSPTEALRAGIEMADGIRRPSPGYVIGQLWRKWQNALRRGFNPAQIEAETASALIGFDEGLKRYSYGPPIGSAKELLILIETGMVDLRAADDPDIVLTADGWRLSAEEAEVSASVMIDAVLPPPALERTRDPVIADLMEQGRLVAVADGLGGRTTADGQLLNGQGDVQHGLSLLGRMSLGSVIAVDSIHDCVGAAARRWAEGVVSRLC, from the coding sequence ATGAAAACAGGAAAAACGACGCGACATATTGCACTTATCGGAATCGGTCCGCGCGGACTGGGTGCCCTCGAGGCTTTGGCCGAATGGATCGAGAATACCGGCCTCACCCTTGATCTGGATATCTTCGATCCGGTCGCGCATGCCGGCGCGGGCCCTAACTTCGCCCCCGATCAAACCGACCTCTGCCTGCTCAACATTCCCGTTCGCGAGATCTCGCTAGCGCCGGCCGGCTATACCGGCGCGCGGAGCGGTACCTTCTCCGACTTTCTTTCGTCCCCCGTCGATCCGGAAACATTTCCGCCTCGGGCGCAGCTCGGCCGCTATCTGGCCGCCCGCTTTGAAGACCTGAAGGACAACGCGCCATCCATGCGGCTGACGGAGCACGAGGTGGCCGTCGAGGGAATAAGCCGCGACACGGATGGCTGGCGGATCGTGGCCGGTGGCAATCGCTACGGGCCTTATGACGAGGTGCTGCTTACACAGGGCCAGCCTGCCACGGCCCCGGACGACCAACTGTCGCGCTGGCAGTCTCATGCAGCGGCCAGTAAAGGCGAGCTGATTGCCGCCTATCCGGCCAATGCCTTGCTGGAGGCCGCCGGGAACTGGACGAACTGCACCGTCGCCATCCGCGGCCTGGGGCTTTCGACACTGGACGTTCTGTGCCTGCTGACCCTGGGTTTGGGCGGCCGTTTCGAAGATGGGCGCTATCTTCCCTCGGGCCGGGAACCTGCGCGCATTCTTCCGTTTTCGCTGGACGGCATTGCGCCCTATCCAAAACCGGCGACCGCGTCTCTCGACCGGATGTTCGATCCGCTGCCGGACGAGACACACACCTTTGCAACAGCGCTCGGAAAGGCAATCGCCGAGGAAGCGGGGAGAGCGCTGGAAATCGTCTGCGAGGCAATCCTGGTGCCCGCCGCGCGGATACTGGCTGCAACCGGCAGCAAGGCCGATATCGGCGACGTCCAGAAATGGCTGGAGATCGAGCGAAACGATCCGGGAACGCAGGAAACCCATTCGCCGACAGAGGCCCTGCGCGCCGGCATCGAGATGGCTGACGGCATCCGTCGTCCTTCGCCCGGCTATGTGATCGGCCAGCTTTGGCGCAAATGGCAGAATGCCCTCCGCCGCGGTTTCAACCCGGCTCAAATCGAAGCGGAAACCGCATCGGCCCTGATCGGCTTCGACGAGGGGTTGAAGCGTTACTCCTATGGCCCCCCGATAGGCTCGGCAAAGGAGCTTCTCATCCTGATCGAGACCGGCATGGTCGACCTGCGCGCGGCCGACGATCCGGACATCGTCTTGACCGCCGACGGTTGGCGGCTGAGCGCAGAAGAAGCTGAGGTATCGGCCTCGGTGATGATCGACGCCGTGTTACCGCCGCCCGCGCTGGAGCGGACGCGGGACCCGGTGATCGCCGACTTGATGGAACAGGGCCGCCTGGTTGCCGTCGCAGACGGTTTAGGCGGGCGGACAACGGCCGATGGACAACTCCTGAACGGTCAGGGAGACGTCCAGCACGGGTTGAGCCTCTTGGGCCGGATGTCGCTCGGCAGCGTCATCGCTGTGGATTCCATCCATGACTGTGTGGGAGCCGCGGCCCGACGATGGGCGGAGGGTGTCGTCTCCCGGCTTTGCTGA
- a CDS encoding ABC transporter permease: protein METARKILVPALAMALFLALWELLVYVNGWPNYKMASPSDLVPAYAKYWKLFLVMGWQTFWRTVAGLLLAVVAGTLIGMIMGFSRTMRDALYPLLVAFNAIPKATVVPIVALLFIGQHDLNTVLVAFMISFFPISVSVAIGLSTLEPEYRDILRSLGASQAQIFWKIALPKTLPEFFGALKVAVTLAFIGTNLVEIVSPHGRGLGALFDNGKTNADYPLMFAVLIALGFLGIVLYYLVVVLEKIFAGWAERSAG, encoded by the coding sequence ATGGAAACCGCTCGCAAGATCCTCGTGCCCGCGCTTGCCATGGCGCTCTTCCTCGCCCTGTGGGAGCTGCTCGTCTATGTCAACGGCTGGCCGAACTACAAGATGGCCTCGCCCTCCGACCTTGTCCCGGCCTATGCGAAATACTGGAAGCTGTTCCTGGTGATGGGCTGGCAGACCTTCTGGCGCACCGTCGCCGGACTGTTGCTTGCCGTCGTCGCGGGAACGCTGATCGGCATGATCATGGGTTTTTCGCGCACCATGCGCGATGCGCTCTATCCGCTGCTGGTGGCCTTCAACGCCATCCCCAAGGCCACCGTCGTGCCGATCGTGGCGCTGCTCTTCATCGGCCAGCACGATCTGAACACGGTGCTCGTCGCCTTCATGATTTCCTTCTTCCCGATCTCCGTCTCCGTCGCCATCGGCCTGTCGACGCTGGAGCCGGAATACCGCGACATCCTGCGCTCGCTCGGGGCCTCCCAAGCGCAGATCTTCTGGAAGATCGCGCTGCCGAAGACGCTGCCGGAATTCTTCGGCGCCTTGAAGGTCGCCGTCACGCTTGCCTTCATCGGCACCAACCTGGTGGAGATCGTCAGTCCCCATGGCCGCGGCCTGGGCGCGCTGTTCGACAACGGCAAGACCAACGCGGACTACCCGCTGATGTTCGCCGTCCTCATCGCCCTCGGCTTCCTCGGCATCGTCCTCTACTACCTGGTGGTGGTCCTGGAAAAAATCTTCGCCGGCTGGGCGGAGCGGAGTGCGGGGTGA
- a CDS encoding ABC transporter ATP-binding protein codes for MYPMIKIEGVKHAYRTKAGPLPVLDGLELSVDEGGFAAVVGPSGCGKSTLTRLISGLMKPDEGLVMLHAERVMGPRSTVGMAFQNPVMLEWRTILKNVMLPLEIVPTSLSKKDQEDRARSLLSLVGLEGFEDKRPSELSGGMRQRASLCRALVHQPEVLILDEPFGALDAFTREDLWQTMHKVKEKEPFTGVLITHDLREAIFLADQVVVLSGRPARTQYVLPVPNEGPRDLDHLYTPEAVEMLAILRHQIEIAQGRLSGTEEAA; via the coding sequence ATGTATCCAATGATCAAGATCGAGGGCGTCAAACACGCCTACAGGACCAAGGCCGGGCCGCTGCCCGTGCTGGACGGGTTGGAGCTTTCCGTCGACGAGGGCGGGTTCGCCGCCGTCGTCGGGCCGTCCGGCTGCGGCAAGTCCACCCTGACACGCCTCATCTCCGGGCTGATGAAGCCGGACGAGGGGCTGGTCATGCTCCATGCCGAGCGCGTCATGGGACCGCGCTCCACCGTCGGCATGGCCTTCCAGAACCCGGTCATGCTGGAATGGCGCACGATCCTCAAGAACGTGATGCTGCCGCTCGAAATCGTCCCGACCAGCCTGTCGAAGAAGGATCAGGAAGACCGCGCCCGTTCTCTGCTCTCGCTCGTCGGTCTGGAAGGTTTCGAGGACAAGCGTCCGTCGGAACTTTCCGGCGGCATGCGCCAGCGCGCCTCGCTCTGCCGGGCGCTCGTCCACCAGCCCGAGGTGCTGATCCTGGACGAGCCCTTCGGCGCGCTCGACGCCTTTACCCGCGAGGACCTGTGGCAGACCATGCACAAGGTGAAGGAGAAGGAGCCCTTCACCGGCGTCCTCATCACCCATGACCTGCGCGAGGCGATCTTCCTCGCTGATCAGGTCGTGGTGCTCTCCGGCCGCCCGGCGCGCACCCAATACGTGCTCCCGGTGCCGAATGAAGGCCCGCGGGACCTGGACCATCTCTACACGCCGGAGGCGGTCGAAATGCTGGCCATCCTCCGCCACCAGATCGAAATCGCTCAAGGAAGGCTTTCCGGAACCGAGGAGGCCGCCTGA
- a CDS encoding PDR/VanB family oxidoreductase, with amino-acid sequence MTSTLDLTIVALRRLSARIALIELRAAEGAALPAFTAGAHLPVNVPGVGRRQYSLVNDPAETHRYCIAVARRDDGRGGSLALHRHAGLGTKVTAEAPVNLFPLEDSDAPVCLVGGGIGVTPLVSMAHRLWCAGRAFDLHCALAEADLPGIAEWLSEMPFAERVHFHGGSLPSARLDIPALAAGTDPATRIYVCGPGIMIAEAEATFGARDMAVMSERFTASGTEAETTGGFEIEIPSCGQLVCVAEGQSALEALRSAGVSVESSCEAGVCGSCRTKVLSGQLEHHDYVLTPQERAEGSVFMPCVSRGSGRIVADL; translated from the coding sequence ATGACATCGACCCTCGACCTGACAATCGTGGCCCTGCGCCGCCTGAGCGCGCGGATCGCGCTCATCGAACTGCGCGCAGCGGAGGGCGCGGCCCTTCCTGCATTCACGGCCGGCGCACATCTGCCGGTCAACGTGCCCGGAGTGGGGCGCCGGCAATACTCGCTGGTGAATGATCCGGCCGAAACCCATCGCTACTGCATCGCCGTTGCCCGGCGGGACGACGGGCGCGGCGGGTCTCTCGCCCTGCATCGCCACGCCGGGCTCGGGACGAAGGTCACGGCCGAGGCGCCGGTGAACCTGTTTCCGCTGGAGGATAGCGACGCCCCGGTCTGCCTTGTCGGCGGCGGTATCGGCGTGACGCCGCTCGTCTCCATGGCCCATCGGCTGTGGTGTGCGGGCAGGGCCTTCGACCTGCATTGCGCCCTGGCGGAGGCAGACCTTCCCGGGATAGCGGAATGGCTGTCTGAGATGCCTTTCGCCGAGCGTGTCCACTTCCATGGAGGCAGCCTTCCGAGCGCGCGTCTCGACATTCCGGCCCTGGCAGCTGGAACGGATCCCGCGACCCGGATCTACGTCTGCGGCCCCGGCATCATGATTGCGGAAGCGGAAGCCACCTTCGGCGCCCGTGACATGGCCGTCATGAGCGAACGCTTCACAGCGTCGGGCACAGAGGCCGAAACGACAGGCGGGTTCGAGATCGAGATTCCATCGTGCGGGCAGCTTGTTTGCGTCGCCGAAGGTCAAAGCGCTCTGGAGGCATTGCGCTCGGCTGGCGTTTCCGTCGAAAGCAGCTGCGAGGCGGGCGTCTGCGGCAGTTGCCGCACAAAGGTGCTGTCCGGTCAGCTCGAGCACCATGACTATGTGCTGACCCCGCAGGAGCGTGCGGAGGGCAGCGTCTTCATGCCCTGCGTCTCGCGCGGGTCAGGACGGATTGTTGCCGACCTGTGA
- a CDS encoding aromatic ring-hydroxylating dioxygenase subunit alpha, with product MTVQQPITRADLGPSEEAIEGFRQSMSGFWHPVCEASALDDGRPVGVTLLGRRVVLARLDGKLAAMPDTCRHFQAQLSLGEVVTVGGVQALQCPYHGWAFGAGGKCKRIPQLAEGRAIPAAADLPAYLAEEKHGLIWVCLADAPKLPLPEFPELHDPAFRSVRLTEEELIKTCSTRMIMGTLDDTHFPWVHEGILGDRDHPAPPDHRAWREGAELIVQYETVQPAGLLTVDQSKPDAADAGEVPLTYTDYVSMPGVIRLVKDSPSGRYVIWLATSPVDWNLTQTFWIFSRNFDLSPESDGAFLDLANHVRQQDKPVIESQRPWLVPPFWTQMELPVGPGDLPLMQYQQWIEELGIATAI from the coding sequence ATGACCGTACAACAGCCCATTACTCGCGCCGATCTCGGGCCAAGCGAGGAAGCGATCGAGGGCTTTCGCCAGAGCATGTCCGGCTTCTGGCACCCGGTGTGCGAGGCGAGCGCCCTGGACGATGGCCGGCCGGTTGGCGTGACCCTGCTGGGGCGTCGCGTGGTTCTCGCCCGGCTGGACGGCAAGCTGGCGGCCATGCCCGACACCTGCCGGCATTTCCAGGCGCAGTTGTCTCTAGGCGAGGTGGTGACAGTCGGCGGCGTGCAGGCGCTGCAATGCCCCTATCACGGCTGGGCTTTTGGGGCGGGCGGAAAGTGCAAGCGGATCCCGCAGCTCGCCGAGGGCCGCGCCATTCCGGCCGCCGCCGATCTGCCGGCCTATCTCGCAGAAGAGAAGCACGGGCTGATCTGGGTCTGCCTGGCGGACGCGCCGAAATTGCCCTTGCCGGAATTTCCCGAACTGCATGACCCGGCCTTCCGCTCGGTGCGCCTCACGGAAGAAGAATTGATCAAAACCTGCTCGACCCGGATGATCATGGGAACGCTGGACGACACCCATTTTCCATGGGTTCACGAGGGGATCCTCGGAGACCGCGATCATCCCGCACCGCCCGATCATCGCGCCTGGCGCGAAGGGGCCGAGCTGATCGTGCAATACGAGACGGTTCAGCCGGCAGGGCTTCTGACCGTCGATCAGTCGAAGCCGGATGCCGCCGATGCCGGCGAGGTGCCGTTGACCTATACCGACTACGTCTCCATGCCCGGCGTGATCCGCCTGGTGAAGGACAGCCCCTCGGGCCGGTATGTCATCTGGCTGGCGACGTCGCCGGTCGACTGGAACCTGACCCAGACCTTCTGGATCTTCTCGCGCAATTTCGACCTATCGCCCGAGAGTGACGGCGCTTTCCTGGATCTGGCAAATCATGTGCGTCAACAGGACAAGCCGGTGATCGAAAGCCAGCGGCCCTGGCTGGTGCCCCCGTTCTGGACCCAGATGGAACTGCCCGTCGGGCCGGGCGATCTGCCGCTCATGCAATACCAGCAATGGATCGAGGAACTCGGCATCGCCACCGCGATCTGA
- a CDS encoding LysR family transcriptional regulator, whose product MHTRLLTYFEAIIRHGSIRKAAEAVHVAPSAINRHLLELEAQLGTPLFERLPRGMRPTAAGEILARHIRSTLRDYDKAISEIEQLATGLRGRIVISSIESALADLLPMAVKGFADRYPRIDFDIRSFPAEEAIRQATDGSADLALIFNPPPRLSLVQVAYADFPLGVICAPDHPLTRLPAVQLSNLLGYQLLLPARSITIADQLDMVLSTTGLKLPSRMVSNSLTFMSSYVRSGEAISIMTPIGILDRLEAGDLAFLPLTDRGLLPQRLIAGVADASMPVAVANFCAHLKGVLRQVATSQVS is encoded by the coding sequence ATGCACACCCGGCTTCTGACCTATTTCGAGGCGATCATCCGGCACGGATCGATCCGCAAGGCGGCCGAAGCGGTGCATGTCGCGCCTTCCGCGATCAACCGGCACCTTCTGGAACTCGAGGCGCAGCTGGGCACGCCGTTGTTCGAGCGGCTGCCGCGTGGGATGCGCCCCACCGCCGCGGGCGAGATCCTGGCCCGTCACATCCGCAGCACCCTGCGCGACTACGACAAGGCGATCAGCGAGATCGAACAGCTCGCCACCGGCCTGCGCGGCCGGATTGTCATCTCCAGTATCGAGAGTGCGCTCGCGGACCTGTTGCCGATGGCGGTCAAGGGATTTGCCGACCGCTATCCGCGGATCGATTTCGATATCAGGAGTTTCCCCGCGGAGGAGGCGATCCGCCAGGCGACCGACGGATCCGCCGATCTGGCGCTGATCTTCAATCCGCCGCCCAGGCTGTCGCTGGTCCAGGTCGCTTATGCGGATTTCCCGCTGGGGGTCATTTGTGCGCCCGATCATCCGCTGACCCGGCTGCCCGCCGTACAACTGTCGAACCTGCTCGGCTACCAGCTTCTGCTGCCGGCCCGCTCCATCACCATCGCCGACCAGCTAGACATGGTGCTCTCGACCACCGGGCTGAAGCTGCCGAGCCGCATGGTGTCGAACTCGCTCACTTTCATGAGCAGCTATGTCCGGTCAGGCGAGGCGATCTCGATCATGACCCCGATCGGCATTCTCGACCGCCTCGAGGCCGGGGATCTGGCCTTCCTGCCACTGACCGACCGCGGGTTGCTGCCGCAGCGGCTGATCGCAGGCGTGGCGGATGCCTCCATGCCGGTGGCCGTCGCGAACTTCTGCGCTCACCTCAAAGGCGTCCTGCGCCAGGTGGCGACGTCGCAAGTGTCCTGA
- a CDS encoding ABC transporter substrate-binding protein — protein sequence MFSRYLLAGAVLVGTALSAAAETKMPFALDWRFEGPAAPYVVAREKGYFKDQGLDVELVEGKGSLDAIPKVATGAYPVGLADVEALIKFLDANPGAPVTAAMVIYNRPATAMVGRKSQGIEKISDIEGKVLGAPPPDGAWAQFPLFAKLNGLDMDKITVEPLGFPTREPMLAEGTVQAVTGFSFSIYLSLARLGVSEEDISVFPFADYGLDYYGSAVIVNTDYAKAHPEEITGFLSAVVKGWQTAIADPSAAVEMMPAYAPAIDTALETRRLQLAIDGNVMTDEVKANGFGGMVPERFAKALDQMKTAYAFKNAPTPELYFTDAYLPAADLRKMQ from the coding sequence ATGTTTTCCAGATATCTGCTGGCGGGCGCGGTGCTCGTCGGGACGGCATTGTCGGCGGCGGCCGAAACCAAGATGCCTTTCGCGCTGGACTGGCGCTTCGAAGGGCCGGCCGCGCCCTACGTGGTGGCGCGCGAGAAAGGCTATTTCAAAGACCAGGGGCTCGATGTCGAGCTCGTCGAGGGCAAGGGGTCGCTTGATGCCATCCCGAAAGTTGCGACAGGTGCGTATCCGGTCGGCCTTGCCGATGTCGAGGCGCTGATCAAGTTTCTCGATGCAAACCCGGGCGCGCCGGTTACCGCCGCCATGGTGATCTACAACAGGCCGGCAACCGCCATGGTCGGCCGCAAGTCGCAGGGCATTGAAAAGATCTCCGATATCGAAGGCAAGGTGCTGGGTGCGCCGCCGCCGGACGGCGCCTGGGCGCAGTTTCCGCTGTTTGCGAAGCTGAACGGCCTCGACATGGACAAGATCACCGTCGAGCCCCTGGGCTTCCCGACCCGTGAGCCGATGCTGGCCGAAGGCACTGTTCAGGCCGTGACGGGGTTCTCGTTCTCCATTTACCTGTCGCTGGCCCGCCTCGGGGTGTCGGAAGAGGATATTTCGGTGTTTCCCTTCGCCGACTACGGCCTCGACTATTATGGGTCCGCCGTCATCGTGAACACGGACTACGCCAAGGCCCATCCGGAGGAAATCACCGGCTTCCTGAGCGCGGTCGTGAAAGGATGGCAGACGGCGATTGCCGATCCGTCCGCTGCCGTCGAAATGATGCCCGCTTACGCTCCGGCGATCGACACCGCGCTGGAAACCCGCCGGCTGCAGCTTGCCATCGACGGCAATGTCATGACCGACGAGGTGAAGGCAAACGGCTTCGGCGGCATGGTGCCGGAGCGTTTCGCCAAGGCGCTGGACCAGATGAAGACGGCCTATGCGTTCAAGAACGCGCCCACGCCGGAGCTTTATTTCACCGATGCCTATCTGCCGGCCGCGGACCTGCGCAAAATGCAGTAA
- a CDS encoding heavy metal translocating P-type ATPase translates to MSGHQKVTLSVQGMSCASCVGRVERGLASVEGLDDVGVNLATESAQFTAEPDKIAAAVARLEDLGYPARTQTVTLNIQSMSCASCVGRVDRALAAVPGVLSVSVNLAAETATVVYAEGAVTVQELMKTSTDIGYPASIAEAGATQDRSERKAEEARDLARKMAIAAALALPVFLVEMGGHLIPSLHHLIAATIGQQTSWILQFLLTTVVLAGPGRAFYTKGIPALLKGAPDMNSLVAVGTGAAYLYSVVATFLPDLLPAGVRAVYFEAAAVIVVLILLGRFLEARAKGRTGAAIQKLLGLQVKTARVLRDNQMVELPIEALSLGDIVVVRPGERIAVDGEVVEGSSHVDESMITGEPNPVAKSAGSAVTGGTVNGAGGLQFKATRVGADTTLSQIIRMVEEAQGAKLPIQGLVDRITLWFVPAVMTAAVLTVLVWLIVGPDPALTLALVAGVSVLIIACPCAMGLATPTSIMVGTGRAAEMGVLFRKGDALQQLSGIGIVALDKTGTVTEGRPELTDLLLADGFDRSFVLSRIAAVEARSEHPIAEAIVRAAGKEDLEQPEVSDFSSITGHGVSAVVEGERVLVGADRLMAREGISTEALAGEEVRLAKRGRTALYAAIGGKIAAVIGVADPVKASSRAAIAALHAQGLKVAMITGDKRETADAIAAETGIDIVIAGVLPDGKVAALTDLKREDGRIAFVGDGINDAPALAHADVGIAIGTGTDVAIESADVVLMSGDLRGVVNACEVSRRTMRNIKENLFWAFAYNTALIPVAAGALYPAFGILLSPVLAAGAMALSSVFVLTNALRLRRIAPAMDEARPAVASTPKAATVPAE, encoded by the coding sequence ATGTCCGGCCATCAGAAAGTCACCCTGTCTGTCCAGGGCATGTCTTGTGCCTCCTGCGTCGGGCGCGTCGAGCGCGGCCTGGCCTCCGTTGAAGGGCTCGACGATGTCGGCGTGAACCTCGCCACGGAAAGCGCACAGTTCACGGCCGAACCGGACAAGATCGCCGCTGCGGTCGCCAGGCTGGAGGATCTCGGCTATCCGGCGCGCACGCAGACGGTCACCCTCAACATCCAGTCCATGTCCTGCGCCTCCTGTGTGGGGCGCGTGGACCGGGCGCTTGCGGCCGTCCCCGGCGTGCTGAGCGTCAGCGTCAACCTGGCCGCCGAAACGGCAACCGTTGTCTATGCAGAAGGCGCGGTCACCGTTCAGGAGCTGATGAAGACCAGCACCGATATCGGCTACCCGGCCAGCATCGCGGAGGCAGGCGCCACCCAGGATCGCAGCGAGCGCAAGGCGGAAGAAGCGCGCGATCTGGCGCGCAAGATGGCGATTGCGGCGGCTCTTGCGCTGCCGGTGTTCCTGGTCGAAATGGGCGGACACCTGATCCCGTCGCTTCATCATCTGATCGCGGCGACCATCGGCCAGCAGACAAGCTGGATCCTGCAATTCCTGCTGACGACCGTCGTCCTCGCCGGCCCCGGCCGCGCCTTTTATACCAAGGGGATCCCCGCGCTCCTGAAGGGCGCGCCGGACATGAACAGCCTGGTCGCCGTCGGCACGGGGGCCGCCTATCTCTACTCGGTCGTCGCGACCTTCCTGCCGGATCTGCTTCCGGCCGGCGTGCGCGCGGTCTATTTCGAAGCGGCGGCGGTGATCGTCGTCCTGATCCTGCTCGGGCGTTTCCTCGAGGCAAGGGCCAAGGGACGCACGGGCGCAGCCATCCAGAAGCTGCTCGGCCTCCAGGTCAAGACGGCGCGCGTCTTGCGCGACAATCAGATGGTCGAGCTGCCGATCGAGGCGCTGAGCCTTGGTGATATCGTCGTGGTGCGCCCCGGCGAGCGGATCGCGGTCGACGGCGAAGTGGTCGAAGGCTCGTCCCATGTCGATGAAAGCATGATCACCGGCGAGCCGAACCCGGTTGCGAAATCCGCCGGCAGCGCGGTGACCGGCGGCACGGTCAACGGTGCGGGCGGATTGCAGTTCAAGGCAACCCGTGTCGGGGCCGATACGACCCTGTCGCAGATCATCCGCATGGTGGAAGAGGCACAAGGCGCCAAGCTGCCGATCCAGGGGCTCGTCGACCGCATCACGCTGTGGTTCGTCCCCGCGGTCATGACGGCGGCCGTCCTGACGGTGCTGGTGTGGCTGATCGTCGGCCCGGATCCCGCCCTGACCCTGGCCCTGGTCGCCGGCGTGTCCGTGCTGATCATTGCCTGCCCCTGCGCCATGGGTCTTGCGACGCCGACCTCCATCATGGTTGGCACGGGCAGGGCGGCCGAGATGGGCGTCCTGTTCCGGAAAGGCGACGCACTGCAGCAGCTTTCCGGTATCGGCATCGTCGCGCTGGACAAGACCGGCACGGTCACCGAAGGCAGGCCGGAACTGACCGATCTCCTGCTCGCAGACGGTTTCGACCGGTCCTTCGTCCTCTCCCGCATTGCCGCCGTCGAGGCGCGTTCCGAACATCCCATTGCCGAGGCGATCGTCAGGGCGGCCGGAAAGGAAGACCTGGAACAGCCGGAGGTAAGCGACTTCTCCTCCATCACCGGGCACGGCGTCAGCGCGGTTGTCGAAGGTGAACGCGTCCTGGTCGGCGCGGACCGGCTAATGGCGCGGGAAGGCATTTCGACCGAAGCCCTTGCCGGTGAGGAAGTCAGGCTGGCCAAACGCGGCCGCACGGCGCTTTATGCGGCGATTGGAGGCAAGATCGCGGCTGTCATCGGCGTCGCCGATCCGGTCAAGGCCTCCAGCCGCGCCGCGATCGCAGCCCTTCATGCCCAGGGCCTGAAGGTGGCCATGATCACCGGCGACAAGCGCGAGACCGCCGATGCGATTGCCGCTGAAACCGGCATCGATATCGTAATCGCGGGCGTGCTGCCCGACGGCAAGGTGGCGGCCCTGACGGACCTCAAGAGAGAGGACGGTCGGATCGCCTTCGTTGGCGACGGCATCAACGACGCTCCGGCGCTGGCCCACGCGGATGTGGGGATAGCGATCGGGACGGGCACGGATGTGGCGATCGAATCCGCCGATGTGGTGCTGATGTCGGGCGATCTCCGCGGTGTGGTGAATGCCTGTGAGGTCTCCCGCAGGACGATGCGCAACATCAAGGAGAACCTGTTCTGGGCCTTTGCCTATAACACGGCCCTGATCCCGGTCGCGGCAGGCGCGCTTTACCCGGCCTTCGGCATATTGCTGTCTCCGGTCCTGGCCGCCGGCGCCATGGCGCTGTCCTCCGTCTTCGTCCTGACCAACGCCCTGCGCCTGCGCCGGATCGCACCGGCCATGGACGAGGCAAGGCCCGCGGTTGCATCCACCCCGAAGGCGGCTACCGTCCCGGCGGAATAG
- a CDS encoding heavy-metal-associated domain-containing protein has protein sequence MKFNVPDMSCGHCVAAIEKAVKAVDTSANVACDLDTHVVEIGTSAGQETITAALRDAGYDASPL, from the coding sequence ATGAAATTCAATGTTCCCGACATGAGCTGCGGCCACTGCGTCGCCGCCATCGAAAAGGCGGTCAAGGCCGTCGACACCTCGGCAAATGTCGCCTGCGACCTGGACACCCACGTCGTTGAAATAGGCACTTCCGCCGGGCAGGAGACGATCACGGCCGCTCTCCGAGATGCGGGCTACGATGCCAGCCCTCTCTGA
- a CDS encoding tautomerase family protein, whose translation MPHVIVKLWPGKTEDQKTKLAEAITREVTQILGNGEASVSVSFEEVESSRWQEDVYLPDIAAQPDRLYKKPGYEM comes from the coding sequence ATGCCGCACGTCATCGTCAAGCTCTGGCCCGGAAAAACCGAGGACCAGAAGACGAAACTCGCCGAAGCGATCACCCGCGAGGTGACCCAGATCCTCGGAAACGGCGAAGCGTCGGTGTCCGTCTCCTTCGAGGAGGTTGAGTCCAGCCGCTGGCAGGAGGACGTCTACCTCCCCGACATCGCCGCCCAGCCGGACCGGCTTTACAAAAAGCCGGGATACGAGATGTGA